A stretch of DNA from Saccharomycodes ludwigii strain NBRC 1722 chromosome I, whole genome shotgun sequence:
tttggtcTATTTCCTTTCCTTCTAGATCATAATGTGtctcttcttctttgaaACTAGGTACGAAGTTATCCGCGGCACTAACAGTgtcactattattactaccaaCACTTGAAGCActatttaactttttcatctttttaGATTCAAATTCACCAGGATGTGAGGTTtgtttccttttattttttttgagcgCCACTTTCCCTAGAAATGGATCCTCGCCACTTTCAATATGGTCTATATCTTCTACATCATATTCTCTACCTTCAGATTCGCAGGTCGCTACTACAAAGTCATGTAATGATTCAAACTCATAAGCCATTTTATAAGCATAATATATGTCATCCTTTGAGCCattgtttttcctttttttcaaatagcTTTTAATTTGTGGCTTGGTCAAAGGTGTTAGTTTATTGGGCTGATCCCAATAATAGGAGgtatcattaaaaaaacaaactgCAACTTTATTACTCTTCCTTTTCTTGTAAACTTCTCTTGATAAAAATCTTTGAGGAAATACTACCGCTGGCCATGACGGATAGTTGCCAACTTTACACAATACCAGATCGCCAGTTTTTAGTTTAGAATCTGAATCagtcatttttcttttttttttcttctttgcCCGCCTCTTTTCTATTATATTAGTGTACCGATTGTGTGGTTATACACATAAATATATCTGTATAtgcttattattattattattattattattattattattattattatttgttattgttgttgttattactattattgtttattgATTTAACATAAAGGAAAgtgctattaaaaaagaaaaagaagaaaaaaaaaattaagaattattaaacgttatttttactattaacgattaccaattttttttttttatctttttaaaaataactacATTTATAACTCACTTACTTCTCTCAGAAACACCCACACGTTTATTTAACGCTTggtatcaaaaataaaaataattttttcgaTGCATGATTTTCTGTGCTTTTTCCAACGCAATCCCTCCCTTCCCCCGCACCCCACGCACACCAAgcaatttttaatgaatGGGAAAAGTTTACATCGCAAAAAAAGTTCCCATTGCTAGAAATCAACTCTAAACATTTAAAATCCCATCAATGATAAAATAGTATTGAATTCCTTTGCTTTAAAACTACAAAactaaatattatatataggTACAATGTAAAATACGTGAATTCATTACCCAAAACTTATCAATTAGTTCTTGACTATATTAGAGGGTAATCTTCTTTTGGGTCCACGTGATCTGTTTTTGGTGACATGTCGTAGTTTAGGTTCATTGGCTTCAGTATTATACATTGTTGAATTACCACTACCAATTCCAATATCAGTGTTCCTACTAgataagtttttttttaacccCGCTATAAATGGATTCTCTATTTGAGCAGGTTTTATCAAGTCGTTGGCAACATTACCACTAGTACTACCGTGATCTGGCGcagtttttgattttaataaagtttttcttACAGTTATTGCTTCAGGTATGGAAACTATTCTAGATGGCGATATTTCcactttatttaaattattgattttttttaaggcTTCTGGTAACGATGGTTTACGGGTAGGTTTTGGTGGTgctttattcaattttttaattttttcgaTTGGTTCCAATGCctcttcatcttttttactctttctattttcatttatgTTTTTAGATACCGGTTTCAATTCTGGAAATTGCACTTCGTCAtaagttttatttgttcTTTGTGGTGATACACTCTTCCTTAATTTAGGCAACTGAATTGGAGAAACTTGGCTATTATCATCAATCATTGTAGCACCAGTATTTTTTCTAGTGGGAGTTTTTACCTTACGTAATTTTGGTAACTCAACTTGtaattccatttttttattaggaacttttggtttttctttaaccgttttttttaatttcagtctattaatttcttgtaCTAAAACCTCATTATCATCCACATCATCCTCCTCAAATATGGTACCGTTGTTATCGTTACCGTCAGTGCCAGCAGCACGTAATTTGGCCGGTTTTTTAGGTATGAATGGTGCCTTTACTATTGCGGTATTGTGCTGCGTgcttaaatttttcaatgcGTTAGAATTCCAAAACGTGTCTTGAGAATCTCTATGCTTTCTTGacgataatattttattggtTGTGCTAGTGCTAGTAACATCTCGTGCCTTTTCAGATAAGGAATCCATATACGATTTTCCGGGTGAACTAGAAATACCCCTTGCGCTAGATTTCATTCTAGATAAGTGTTGCGGTATTCTAGTCGGACTTGTTTCATCTCTCGTGGACAAAGAATCCATATATTGTTGTCTCCTTggtgatgaagatgaagaagtAAATCTAGGTATTCTAGAAGGTGATCTACTCTCACCCAAGGAATCCATATATTGTTGTCTTCTTGGAGATGAAGACGATGAAGTAAATCTAGGTATTCTAGAAGGTGATCTACTCTCGCCCAAGGAATCCATATATGATCTCCTCGTAGGCGAGCCATTCAAACTTGCAGGTTGCAACTCATCATCTTCGTATTTTTCTACTTCAACGGTACTCGTGCCTAGTGTAGAATTTAAATCTAGAGGTTTCCTAAAAACCCTCTTAGTTGTTGTGGTTGTAGTCGTGGTTGTAGTTCTGGTATTTTTCCTTCTAGATGGTGGCTCCACCTCAAAATAAGAAATTTCTTCTGACAAATGTGATTTTTTTGCTGGAATAGGTGGTGGTCTAGATCTGCTTTTATCGTATTTGCtatgataatatttatcGGCATCCCCTTGGTAGTCGTCGTCATCATAATCAACTGATGATAATTTTTGCTGTTCATAATCATTATCCATACCAATGCTGTCATAAGCGAATCTAGAAGACTTTGGCTTAATAACAGGTCCAGCAAAGGGAAAAGAATAAGAAGAAGCATACTTATTAGAATCataattactattatttatatcaagCTCGCTTAATTTTCTGGGTTTGATTGGTTTTTTGGGTACCTCACTTCTATGACTATTCTTTTCCTTtagatttttaaatatagcTCCTGGTTTAGGCAAGTCATAATTATCCGGTAATTCAACAGGATAATATTCAATATCATCATAATCATCGTCATGGTAATGACCGTTTCTTAACTTTCCATCATTACCCCCATATCTTCTTGATGATGAGAGGTTTGAAAGAGCAAAAGAATCAGAATATTCCGCATCGTTTTCTACATTTAGATTATTCAGCCCATAGTTGATTCTCACTCTTCCTTGTTGGCCTCTGTTAAGATTTTCATCAACGTTTGAATAAGCAGGAAGGAtgttcatatttttttttttcccgtTCATCGAAAATTTCACGGTCTGTAATAACTCGTAATCATCTTCTGAAATAACATACTTATTGGGATTTAAATCTCCACTCAATTCATTGGTACCAGTGCTAGAATAGATCCTATCATAGCTATAAGcagaataaaaatttctATTGTTGGTGGATTTGGAAATAGGATTAGCGTTACCAAGGGAAGTTTCATAGGACGTGCCTACATTATCGTAGTTGTTTGTTGGCGCAGTCAGCAATCGCCtacttttttcaatatcttCTCTCGAATGATTATAGCGTTTGTGATTATTAATAGAAGGaggaattatttttttttcgttattattcacattattatcattgataTTTCCAGTTCTTCTTTGTTTATCTAATTCTTCAACATTTTGTAGATAAACGTTTAAATCCGAGTCCTGTCTAGTAAATTCTATTGGTTGATGTGGTCGTTGATACATAGCTTATCTGATATATTATGTACGGGAGT
This window harbors:
- the BSP1 gene encoding Bsp1p (similar to Saccharomyces cerevisiae YPR171W | BSP1 | Binding protein of Synaptojanin Polyphosphoinositide phosphatase domain), whose amino-acid sequence is MYQRPHQPIEFTRQDSDLNVYLQNVEELDKQRRTGNINDNNVNNNEKKIIPPSINNHKRYNHSREDIEKSRRLLTAPTNNYDNVGTSYETSLGNANPISKSTNNRNFYSAYSYDRIYSSTGTNELSGDLNPNKYVISEDDYELLQTVKFSMNGKKKNMNILPAYSNVDENLNRGQQGRVRINYGLNNLNVENDAEYSDSFALSNLSSSRRYGGNDGKLRNGHYHDDDYDDIEYYPVELPDNYDLPKPGAIFKNLKEKNSHRSEVPKKPIKPRKLSELDINNSNYDSNKYASSYSFPFAGPVIKPKSSRFAYDSIGMDNDYEQQKLSSVDYDDDDYQGDADKYYHSKYDKSRSRPPPIPAKKSHLSEEISYFEVEPPSRRKNTRTTTTTTTTTTKRVFRKPLDLNSTLGTSTVEVEKYEDDELQPASLNGSPTRRSYMDSLGESRSPSRIPRFTSSSSSPRRQQYMDSLGESRSPSRIPRFTSSSSSPRRQQYMDSLSTRDETSPTRIPQHLSRMKSSARGISSSPGKSYMDSLSEKARDVTSTSTTNKILSSRKHRDSQDTFWNSNALKNLSTQHNTAIVKAPFIPKKPAKLRAAGTDGNDNNGTIFEEDDVDDNEVLVQEINRLKLKKTVKEKPKVPNKKMELQVELPKLRKVKTPTRKNTGATMIDDNSQVSPIQLPKLRKSVSPQRTNKTYDEVQFPELKPVSKNINENRKSKKDEEALEPIEKIKKLNKAPPKPTRKPSLPEALKKINNLNKVEISPSRIVSIPEAITVRKTLLKSKTAPDHGSTSGNVANDLIKPAQIENPFIAGLKKNLSSRNTDIGIGSGNSTMYNTEANEPKLRHVTKNRSRGPKRRLPSNIVKN